One window of Brevibacterium pigmentatum genomic DNA carries:
- a CDS encoding C45 family autoproteolytic acyltransferase/hydolase: MSTEFVPAAEVRPTTFAVRASDHHERGHRRGEELRTGIASTLDAYRRYFSHLSITEAAVESAAASSWQRLQEWWPTGAEEVEAVAAGAGIDVTVLMEIVARTEIMTQAATAPTECSTVSHTSPGASVAAQNWDWAADFSTLWHFNDVGSVPGQHRHVGIAEFGMLGKIGLNEAGVGVLLNILKHAGDEAGGVPIHMILARILAEASTLAEALEIIGSAPTSSSSIITVITAEAAVQVEIAGALKRERRARATCPAGGETGTSGFLLHTNHFLHPDLLDGALELRPDSTSQERYRHLAEAVVRFEAERAVASDGERNAPVTIGDLTKLLTTGPGEAPVCCTPAPDAAYGNRSATLVSVRIDPARKQIDLAPGSPAEGLNGNRRFQL, translated from the coding sequence ATGAGCACCGAATTCGTCCCCGCCGCCGAGGTGCGGCCCACGACCTTCGCCGTCCGTGCGAGCGACCACCACGAGCGTGGTCATCGTCGCGGCGAGGAACTCCGCACGGGAATCGCTTCGACCCTGGACGCGTATCGGCGCTATTTCTCGCACCTGTCCATCACCGAGGCGGCTGTGGAGTCCGCGGCAGCGTCGAGTTGGCAGCGGCTGCAGGAATGGTGGCCGACCGGGGCTGAGGAGGTCGAAGCCGTGGCCGCCGGTGCCGGCATCGACGTCACCGTTCTCATGGAGATCGTCGCCCGGACCGAGATCATGACTCAGGCGGCGACCGCACCGACCGAATGTTCGACAGTGAGCCACACCAGCCCGGGGGCCTCCGTGGCTGCGCAGAACTGGGACTGGGCGGCGGACTTCTCCACCCTGTGGCACTTCAATGATGTCGGTTCCGTGCCCGGGCAGCACCGGCACGTGGGCATCGCCGAGTTCGGAATGCTCGGCAAGATCGGTCTCAACGAGGCGGGCGTCGGGGTGCTGCTCAACATCCTCAAGCACGCCGGTGACGAGGCCGGGGGAGTGCCCATCCACATGATCCTCGCCCGAATCCTGGCCGAAGCCAGCACCCTCGCCGAGGCGCTCGAGATCATCGGCTCGGCCCCGACATCATCGTCGTCGATCATCACCGTCATCACCGCCGAGGCGGCCGTCCAGGTGGAGATCGCCGGTGCCCTCAAGCGCGAACGTCGGGCACGGGCAACGTGCCCGGCCGGCGGGGAGACGGGGACGTCCGGGTTCCTCCTCCACACGAACCACTTCCTGCACCCGGATCTGCTCGACGGGGCGCTCGAACTGCGCCCCGATTCGACCTCGCAGGAGCGTTATCGTCACCTCGCCGAGGCGGTCGTGCGCTTCGAAGCCGAACGCGCAGTCGCATCGGACGGCGAGAGAAACGCGCCCGTGACGATCGGGGATCTCACGAAGCTGCTGACGACGGGGCCGGGAGAAGCACCCGTGTGCTGCACTCCGGCGCCCGACGCCGCGTACGGGAATCGTTCGGCGACCCTGGTGAGCGTGCGCATCGATCCGGCGCGCAAACAGATCGACCTCGCTCCCGGCTCGCCGGCCGAAGGCTTGAACGGAAACCGCCGCTTCCAACTCTGA
- a CDS encoding MBL fold metallo-hydrolase, with the protein MAIETLSSQQSAAWKDRVLPPVEQVAEGVWALPVPIPNNPLVYTYCYTLVDGSGVVLIDPGWDGKDQYLALTSALNDLGFTVADIHGIAITHYHRDHIGLVPALLAKNPDAWVAMHGEDLRSIKRFYTNAVDLGTGVDPNLNIARAYGVPEDRWAEVESLQVGSSKGGAKGDSMNLYRQAMSQLPENIHVLDDGTELPLDEGRVTALWTPGHTYGHSAFVRDEDKLFFSGDHVLPTITPNIGLDSGAITHSLGDYLRSLEKIGQLDEDVAVLPAHGFRFTGLHDRKVELVEHHHERLGEIRARMEATDDHSVYSIAAGLHWSRGFESLHNFNLFAALAETAAHMHYLGIDIGVGSLVGKD; encoded by the coding sequence ATGGCGATCGAAACGCTCAGTTCCCAGCAGTCGGCGGCATGGAAGGATCGAGTCCTGCCGCCGGTCGAACAGGTCGCCGAAGGTGTCTGGGCTCTCCCAGTCCCGATCCCCAACAACCCTCTCGTCTACACCTACTGCTATACCCTCGTCGACGGCTCCGGCGTCGTCCTCATCGACCCGGGCTGGGACGGCAAGGACCAGTACCTGGCGCTCACCTCGGCGCTTAACGACCTCGGCTTCACGGTCGCCGATATCCACGGAATCGCGATCACCCACTATCACCGCGACCATATCGGGCTCGTGCCCGCTCTGCTCGCGAAGAACCCCGACGCCTGGGTCGCCATGCACGGCGAGGATCTGCGCTCGATCAAACGCTTCTACACCAACGCCGTCGACCTCGGCACCGGAGTCGACCCCAACCTCAACATCGCACGTGCCTACGGAGTCCCCGAGGACCGCTGGGCCGAAGTCGAAAGCCTCCAAGTCGGATCGAGCAAGGGCGGGGCGAAGGGCGACTCGATGAACCTGTACCGACAGGCGATGAGCCAGCTGCCCGAGAACATCCACGTCCTCGACGACGGCACCGAACTCCCGCTCGACGAGGGTCGAGTGACGGCTCTGTGGACACCAGGACACACCTACGGACACTCGGCATTCGTCCGCGACGAGGACAAGCTGTTCTTCTCCGGCGACCATGTGCTGCCGACGATCACCCCGAACATCGGCCTCGACTCCGGGGCGATCACGCACAGCCTTGGCGACTACCTGCGCTCGCTGGAGAAGATCGGACAGCTCGACGAGGATGTGGCGGTGCTGCCGGCCCACGGCTTCCGCTTCACCGGACTCCATGATCGCAAGGTCGAACTCGTCGAACACCATCACGAGCGCCTCGGCGAGATCCGCGCCCGCATGGAGGCCACCGACGACCACAGCGTCTACTCGATCGCGGCGGGCCTGCACTGGTCCCGCGGCTTCGAGAGTCTGCACAACTTCAACCTCTTCGCCGCCCTTGCCGAAACCGCCGCGCACATGCATTATCTCGGTATCGACATCGGCGTCGGCTCGCTCGTCGGCAAGGACTGA
- a CDS encoding APC family permease, translating into MAASGSLKRNLGLWSIVGLGLGYMTPTVVFDTFGIVSEQTNGAVPAAYLVALIVMIFTAFSYGKMVRVFPTAGSAYTYTRETMSPGLGFLVGWTSLLDYLLLPMVNCLIIRLYMESMVPDAPPWVWVIVYTIVMTGIVLSSMRGTANINGILLVFAVVLVATFCVLAVMQLNAGEGAGVVFSPEPFIHEGVHLGAVLTGATVVCFSFIGFDAVTMYTNEAKHVSLMPKAIMLTVLAGGLIFLVAGYFAQLLFPDNSQFTIVDDPLPEIGMITGGHVFQLFFVAAAFAATAASGLASHASVSRMMLVMGRNGVLPRKAFGYINPKTHTPVFNIVLVGAVCLLAMSFSLELISALINFGALIAFTFVNLTVIAHYAFRTKQVKDFKSAFSYVVMPAVGAILTGVLWVSLHGTALIGGLVWLAIGIIYLAVLTRGFRRSVRSFDDPEADAEMSEPEMPEAGEGAGTPEAPRTPGPEAPVRD; encoded by the coding sequence ATGGCTGCCTCTGGCTCACTGAAGCGCAACCTCGGACTGTGGTCCATCGTCGGACTCGGACTCGGCTATATGACGCCGACGGTCGTCTTCGACACATTCGGAATCGTCTCCGAACAGACGAACGGAGCAGTTCCGGCGGCGTACCTCGTGGCTCTCATCGTCATGATCTTCACGGCCTTCAGCTACGGCAAGATGGTCAGGGTCTTCCCGACCGCGGGGTCGGCCTACACCTATACGCGGGAGACGATGTCACCGGGGCTCGGCTTCCTCGTCGGGTGGACCTCCCTCCTGGACTATCTGCTGCTGCCGATGGTCAACTGCCTCATCATTCGGCTCTACATGGAGTCGATGGTCCCCGATGCGCCCCCGTGGGTGTGGGTCATCGTCTATACGATCGTCATGACCGGCATCGTCCTGTCCTCGATGCGGGGAACGGCGAACATCAACGGCATCCTCCTCGTCTTCGCGGTTGTGCTCGTCGCCACGTTCTGCGTGCTCGCCGTCATGCAGCTCAACGCCGGCGAAGGGGCCGGAGTCGTCTTCAGTCCGGAGCCGTTCATCCATGAGGGCGTCCACCTCGGCGCGGTTCTCACCGGTGCGACCGTCGTGTGCTTCTCGTTCATCGGCTTCGATGCGGTGACGATGTACACGAACGAGGCGAAGCACGTCAGCCTCATGCCGAAGGCGATCATGCTCACCGTTCTCGCCGGCGGTCTCATCTTCCTCGTCGCCGGCTATTTCGCGCAGCTGCTCTTCCCCGACAATTCGCAGTTCACCATCGTCGACGATCCGCTGCCGGAGATCGGCATGATCACCGGCGGCCACGTGTTCCAGCTGTTCTTCGTGGCTGCGGCATTCGCTGCGACCGCCGCCTCGGGGCTGGCTTCGCATGCGTCGGTGTCGCGGATGATGCTCGTAATGGGCCGCAACGGGGTGCTGCCGCGCAAGGCCTTCGGCTACATCAACCCGAAGACGCACACTCCGGTGTTCAATATCGTGCTCGTCGGTGCGGTGTGCCTGCTGGCGATGTCATTCAGCCTTGAGCTCATCTCGGCGCTCATCAACTTCGGTGCGCTCATCGCCTTCACCTTCGTCAACCTCACGGTCATTGCGCACTACGCCTTCCGGACCAAGCAGGTCAAGGACTTCAAGTCGGCGTTCAGCTACGTCGTGATGCCGGCCGTCGGCGCGATCCTCACAGGAGTCCTGTGGGTCAGCCTGCACGGGACCGCGCTCATCGGCGGACTCGTGTGGCTGGCGATCGGCATCATCTACCTGGCCGTGCTGACCCGCGGCTTCCGCCGGTCGGTGCGCAGCTTCGACGACCCCGAGGCTGACGCCGAGATGTCCGAGCCGGAGATGCCTGAGGCAGGCGAGGGTGCTGGGACGCCCGAGGCTCCTCGGACTCCGGGCCCGGAAGCGCCAGTGCGGGATTGA